GGCTCGGCGAGACGTAGATGTCGTCAGGGCCGGCGAGGTAGGAAGCGTCAGCGGAGCGCAGGAAGCCGAAGCCGTCCTGGAGAATCTCCAGCACGCCATCACCGGAGATTTCCTCACCGCTTTTAGCGTGCTTTTTCAGCAGGGAGAAAATCACGTCCTGCTTGCGCGAACGGGCCATATTTTCTATGCCCATCTGTTCGGCCAATTCGAGCAGTTCGGTAATCGGCTTTTGCTTGAGTTCAGTCAGATTCATATAGGAATGACGTAATCATTTATGGAGGGGGGAAATTAAGCTTTTGGCTTAATGAGGCCGCGCCGCGGAGAAGGCGACAGGATCGCGTACTTATTCGAAAAGGAGTGCGTCGGCGACGGCTAGCAGGGGGCAGTGGAGAAACCAGTGCGGGGCCGAATGTATCACCTGAGTTTCGGAGCGTCTAGCCCTGAATACGCAAAAAGCCCCGCAATTTGCGGGGCTTTTTCAGGACAATCTTTACCGCGACGCTTAGAGGTTGGCGTCGAGGAAAGCTTCCAGCTGAGACTTCGACAGCGCGCCGACCTTGGTCGCTTCCACGTTGCCGTTCTTGAACAGCATCAGGGTTGGAATACCACGCACGCCGTGCTTGGCCGGGGTTTCCTGGTTTTCGTCGATGTTCAGTTTGGCAACGGTCAGCTTGCCTTCGTATTTCTGTGCAATATCGTCCAGAACCGGAGCGATCATTTTGCAAGGGCCGCACCATTCAGCCCAGTAGTCGACCAGGACAGCGCCTTCGGCCTTGAGTACGTCGGCTTCGAAGCTAGCGTCGCTAACGTGTTTGATCAGATCGCTGCTCATGGAATTCTCCAGGTTGTAAGCAAAAAAACGTGGCCCATCATAGCCGCCCTTCCCTTGTTCAGGAAGCCGCAGATGATTGAGTCTTGCTATGGCACCCGATGAGTTTGGGTATAGCTCAAGTCACGCGCTGGCGGGGGCGATGAAGGCAATTCCGGTGCGCAGGGCCGCGTTGCGCACGTGTTCCTGCATGGCTTTCTGCGCGGCGGCAGAGGCCCGGCGGGCCAGGGCGCGGAGGATCTTGCGGTGTTCCTGCCAGGTTTCCATGGCCCGCTCGGCGCGGATGAACGGTAGTTTCTGGCTCTCCAGAAAGATGTCGGCGCTGGCGGTGAGGATGCTCAGCATCGCCTGATTGCCGCTGGCCAGCAGGATCCGCCGGTGAAATTCGAAATCCAGTTTCGCCGCCGCCTCGAAGTCACCAGCACGCAGTTGTTCACGCATGGCCGCGACGTTGTCTTCCAGCTCATCCAGATCAAATGTGCTCAGTGTCACTGCCGCCAGCCCGGCTGCGAAGCCTTCCAGCGCATAGCGCAACTGAAAGATTTCCAGCGGCGAAGCCTGGGCTGCGAACGGCCAGGCCGGGGCGCCCTCGCCGCGCGGCAATTCCACCGGCGCCTGCACGAACACGCCTTTGCCCGGCTGAATGCTGACCACGCCCAGCGCGCTCAAGGACGACAACGCCTCACGCAATGACGCGCGGCTGACACCCAGCTGAACCGCCAGATCCCGTTGCGAAGGCAGCGCATCGCCGGCGCCAAAGCCCTGCTCGGTGATCAGTTTGCGGATCGCTTGCAGCGCCACTTCGGGTACGGCGCGGGAGATCGAGTTCATGGTTTTCCAGACGGACCAGGCCAAGGTGCGGCCAGTTGTAAAGCTATTCGAGGCATCAGGCAAGTCGTGCCCCAGCGGGGTTCGACGGTGTACGTCGATGCGCTATCGCAGTGCGAAACCCGACCTGACTGTTCAGACCAGTAAGACCGAACAAACCCGCTAAACCCGTGGCTTTGCAGGGCCAAACGCCTGTCTTGGCACGGCCCATGCTCTGTCCGATCGCAGAAATCACTTCCCGCCGATCCGGAGATTGTCCATGACGAAGCGTTACAGCGCCCTCCTCGCCGCCCTGTTTGCCGGTCTGATGCTGAGCCAGGCCCCCGCCCATGCCGACGGTCTGGACGACGTGGTGAAACGCGGCACCTTGAAAGTTGCCGTGCCTCAGGACTTCCCGCCGTTCGGTTCGGTCGGCCCGGACATGAAGCCGCGCGGCCTCGATATCGACACCGCGAAACTGCTGGCCGAACAGCTCAAGGTCAAACTTGAACTGACCCCGGTCAACAGCACCAACCGCATCCCGTTTCTCACCACCGGCAAGGTCGACCTGGTGATTTCCAGCCTCGGCAAAAACCCCGAGCGCGAAAAGGTCATCGATTTTTCCCGCGCCTATGCGCCGTTCTACCTCGCCGTGTTCGGCCCGCCGGACGCAGCCGTCAGCGCCCTCGACGACCTCAAGGGCAAGACCATCAGCGTCACCCGTGGCGCCATCGAAGACATCGAGCTGACCAAAGTCGCTCCCGAAGGCGTGACGATCAAGCGCTTCGAAGACAATAACTCGACCATCGCCGCCTACCTCGCGGGGCAAGTCGATCTGATCGCCAGCGGCAACGTGGTGATGGTCGCAATCAGCGAAAAGAACCCGAAACGCGTGCCCGCGCTGAAAGTGAAGCTCAAGGATTCGCCGGTCTACGTCGGCGTGAACAAGAACGAGCCGGCGCTGCTGGGCAAGGTCAACGAGATCCTGGCCACCGCCAAGGCTGACGGCGCACTGGAAAAGAACGCGCAGACCTGGCTCAAAGAGCCGCTGCCGGCCGACCTCTGACCGGCGCCGCGGGAGACTTTCATGGCCTATCAGTTCGATTTCTTGCCGGTGGTGGAAAACACCGACCTGCTGCTGCGCGGGGCGTTGTTCACCCTTGAGCTGACGGCCATCGGCGCGCTGCTCGGGGTTGGCGTGGGCATCGTCGGGGCGCTGGTGCGGGCGTGGAACATCCGCCCGTTCTCGACGATCTTCGGCGTTTATGTGGAGTTGATCCGCAACACGCCATTTCTGGTGCAACTGTTCTTCATCTTCTTCGGCCTGCCGTCCCTCGGCGTGCAGATTTCCGAGTGGCAGGCGGCTGTGCTGGCGATGGTGATCAACCTCGGCGCGTACTCGACCGAGATCATCCGCGCCGGGATCCAGGCGATACCGCGCGGGCAGCTGGAAGCGGCGGCGGCATTGGCGATGAGCCGGTTCGAAGCGTTCCGCCACGTGGTGCTGTTGCCGGCGCTGGGCAAGGTCTGGCCGGCGCTGAGCAGCCAGATCATCATCGTCATGCTCGGTTCGGCGGTGTGTTCGCAGATTGCCACCGAGGAGTTGAGCTTCGCCGCCAACTTCATTCAGTCGCGCAACTTCCGCGCCTTTGAAACCTACGCCCTGACCACCCTCATTTATCTGTGCATGGCGCTGCTGATCCGTCAGTTGCTGAACTGGCTCGGCCGGCGCTACCTGTCGAAAAGCAGCGCAAGGAGCAGCCAATGAGCGATTTCACGTTCTGGGACATCCTGCGAAACCTGCTGACCGGTCTGCAATGGACGCTGGCATTGTCGCTGGTGGCATTCATCGGCGGCGGGATCGTCGGGTTGCTGATTCTGATCATGCGCATCTCGAAAAACCCACTGCCCAGCAGCATAGCCCGCACCTGGATCGAATTGTTCCAGGGCACGCCGTTGCTGATGCAGCTGTTTCTGGTGTTCTTCGGCGTGGCGCTGGCCGGGGTGGAGATTTCGCCGTGGATGGCGGCGGCGATTGCCCTGACGCTGTTCACCAGCGCCTATCTGGCGGAGATCTGGCGCGGTTGCGTCGAGGCGATTCCCAATGGTCAGTGGGAGGCTTCGTCGAGCCTGGCGTTGAATCCGCTGGAGCAACTGCGCTACGTGATCCTGCCGCAAGCGCTGCGCATTGCCGTGGCGCCGACCGTGGGTTTCTCGGTGCAAGTGGTCAAGGGCACCGCCGTGACCTCGATCATCGGCTTCACCGAGCTGACCAAGACCGGCGGCATGCTCGCCAACGCCACCTTCGAACCGTTCATGGTCTACGGCCTCGTCGCCCTGGGCTACTTCCTGCTCTGCTACCCCCTGTCCCTCAGTGCGCGCTACCTGGAAAGGAGACTGCATGCCTCTGCTTAGAATTTCCGCCCTGCATAAATACTACGGCGATCACCACGTGCTCAAAGGCATCGACCTGAGTGTCGAGGAAGGCCAGGTGGTGGCGATCATCGGCCGCAGCGGCTCGGGCAAGTCCACCCTGCTGCGCACCCTCAACGGCCTGGAGTCGATCAACGACGGCGTGATCGAAGTCGACGGCGAATACCTCGACGCCGCCCGCGCCGACCTGCGCAGCTTGCGACAGAAAGTCGGGATGGTTTTTCAACAGTTCAACCTTTTCCCGCACCTGACGGTCGGCGAAAACGTGATGCTCGCACCGCAGGTGGTGCAGAAAGTGCCCAAGGCCAAGGCGCAAGAACTGGCGCGGCAGATGCTGGAACGCGTCGGTCTGGGCGAGAAATTCGATGCGTTCCCGGAACGTCTCTCGGGCGGCCAGCAGCAACGGGTGGCGATTGCCCGGGCGCTGGCGATGTCGCCCAAGGTGCTGCTGTGCGACGAGATCACCTCGGCGCTGGACCCGGAACTGGTCAACGAAGTGCTCAGCGTGGTCCGCCAGCTCGCGAAGGAAGGCATGACGCTGATCATGGTCACCCACGAAATGCGCTTCGCCCGGGAAGTCGGGGACAAGCTGGTGTTCATGCACCAGGGCAAGGTTCACGAAGTGGGAGATCCGAAAGTGCTGTTTGCCGATCCGCAGACGCCGGAGCTGGCGAACTTCATTGGGGAAGCAACTGCCTGAAGGATTTTCAGGGGGTTTCTGGCCTCATCGTCGGATCGCCGCCCGGACCAAGCCCGCGAATGTCCGCGCCGCAGTCTTGAGACTTTATGCGCTGAATCAAGGGTTTGAACCATGCGCGTTGGCGCCAGCGTTTGATCGTGGCACGATGACGGGGTTATCGACCGAGACCCCCTGACCATGCCCCAATCCCAAGCCAAGAATCTGTCCCTGATCGCCGCGATCGACCTGGGCTCCAACAGCTTCCACATGGTCGTGGCCAAGGCCCAGAACGGCGAAATCCGCATTCTCGAACGGCTCGGTGAAAAGGTTCAGCTGGCCGCCGGCATCGACGATGAGCGCCAGCTCAACGAAGAATCCATGCAGCGCGGGCTCGACTGCCTCAAGCGCTTTGCCCAACTGATCAACGGCATGCCGCTGGGCGCCGTGCGAATCGTCGGCACCAACGCCCTGCGTGAGGCGCGCAACCGTGGCGAATTCATCCGCCGCGCCGAAGAAATCCTCGGCCATCCGGTGGAAGTCATCTCCGGCCGTGAAGAGGCGCGCCTGATCTACCTCGGCGTGTCCCACACCCTCGCCGACACCCCGGGCAAACGCCTGGTCGCCGACATCGGCGGCGGCAGTACCGAATTCATCATCGGCCAGCGCTTCGAACCGTTGTTGCGCGAAAGCCTGCAAATGGGCTGCGTGAGTTTCACCCAGCGCTACTTCAAGGACGGCAAGATCACTCCGGCCCGCTACGCCCAGGCCTACACGGCGGCGCGGCTGGAAATCATGAGCATCGAACACGCCCTGCACCGCCTGACCTGGGATGAAGCCATCGGCTCCTCGGGCACCATCCGCGCCATCGGCCTGGCGCTGAAGGCCGGCGGACATGGCACCGGCGAAGTGAACGCCGAGGGCCTGGCGTGGCTCAAGCGTCGCCTGTTCAAGCTCGGCGATGTCGACAAGATCGACTTCGAAGGGATCAAACCGGATCGCCGGGCGATCTTCCCGGCCGGCCTGGCGATTCTCGAAGCGATCTTCGACGCCCTCGAACTGCAACGTATGGATCACTGCGAAGGCGCGCTGCGTGAAGGCGTGCTGTATGACCTGCTCGGCCGCCATCATCACGAAGACGTGCGCGAACGCACCCTGACCTCGCTGATGGAGCGCTACCACGTCGATCTGGAACAGGCCGCAAGGGTCGAACGCAAAGCCTTGCACGCCTTCGATCAAGTGGCCGTGGACTGGGAGCTGGACGACGGCATCTGGCGCGAACTGCTGGGCTGGGCGGCGAAAGTGCACGAAGTCGGGCTCGACATCGCGCACTATCACTACCACAAGCACGGCGCTTACCTGATCGAGCACTCGGACCTCGCCGGGTTCTCCCGCGAAGACCAGCAAATGCTCGCCCTGCTGGTGCGCGGCCACCGTCGCAACATCCCCAAAGACAAGTTTGCCGAGTTCGGCGACGACGGCGACAAGCTGATCCGTCTGTGTGTGCTGCTGCGTTTCGCCATCCTGTTCCACCACATTCGTGGCACCCAGGCAATGCCGCAGGTTGCGCTGCATGCCAACGGCGACAACCTCGATGTGGAGTTTCCGGAGAACTGGCTGGATGAAAATCAGCTGACCCAGGCCGATTTCGGGCTTGAGGCCGAGTGGCTGACGCGGGTGGGGATTGTTCTGACCGTGCATTGAGTAACGGGCAGGCGCAAAAAAGGCGATCCCTCGGGATCGCCTTTTTATTGGGTGTGTGTCTCGTACTGAATAAGGATTACATCTGTTTCAGGACTAGACACTGGTTTTCGGCTTGAGTCCGGCAGTGAATCTTCCCCCTCACCCCAGCCCTCTCCCCCTGGAGAGGGAGCCGACCGAGTTGTCTGGCGCTCTACATCGACCTGAAAGATCGAGTCGATTATGGATTCGGTGAAGCAAGATCAGGTCGGCGTAAATCTGCAGCATCCCCCAATCAGTCCCCTCTCCCTCGGGGCGGTCCGACGTTTCGGGAGGGTTAGGGTGAGGGGGTGCTTTTAAGCGATCAACTGCTCACCGGCAGAATCGGGCTACCCAAGCGCTCCAGCAACGTCGCCTGCGCACTGCGCGGGTTCTGGTTGCCGGTCGGCGTGTTGCGGATGTAGCGGCCGTCCGATTGCAGGCTCCAGCTGTGGGTGTTGTCGGTCAGGTACAGCTCCAGCTCTTTCTTGACCCGGGTCAGCAGCTTCTTGCCTTCCACCGGGAAGCAAGTCTCGACGCGCTTGTCGAGGTTGCGCTCCATCCAGTCGGCGCTGGACAGGAACATCTGCTCCTCGCCACCGTTGAGGAAGTAGAACACTCGGGTGTGCTCAAGGAAGCGGCCGATGATCGAGCGCACGTGGATGTTGTGCGAAACCCCGGCGATGCCCGGACGCAGGCAGCACATGCCGCGCACCACCAGGTCGATGCGCACGCCGGACTGGCTGGCCTTGTACAGCGCGCGGATGATCTTCGGATCGGTCAGCGAGTTGAACTTGGCGATGATGTGCGCCGGCTTGCCGTCGAGCGCGAATTGCGTCTCGCGGGTGATCATGTCGAGCATGCCCTTCTTCAGGGTGAACGGCGCATGCAGCAGCTTCTTCATGCGCAGCGTCTTGCCCATGCCGATCAACTGGCTGAACAGTTTGCCGACGTCTTCGCACAAGGCGTCGTCAGAAGTCAGCAGGCTGTAGTCGGTGTACAGACGGGCGTTGCCGGCGTGGTAGTTACCGGTGCCGAGGTGCGCGTAACGCACGATCTCGCCGGCCTCGCGACGCAGGATCAGCATCATCTTGGCGTGGGTCTTGAAGCCGACCACGCCGTAGATCACCACCGCACCCGCCGCTTGCAGACGGCTGGCCAGTTGCAGGTTGGATTCTTCGTCGAAGCGAGCACGCAGCTCGATGACTGCCGTCACTTCCTTGCCGTTACGCGCGGCGTCCACCAGCGCATCGACGATTTCCGAGTTGGCGCCGGAACGGTACAGGGTCTGGCGCACGGCCAGAACGTGTGGGTCTTTGGCGGCCTGGCGCAGCAGGTCGACTACCGGGGTGAACGACTCGAACGGGTGCAGCAGCAGGATGTCCTGCTTGCTGATCACGCTGAAAATGTTCTCGCTGTTCTGCAGCAGTTTCGGAATCTGCGGCGTGAACGGCGTGTATTGCAGCTCCGGATGGCTGTCCAGACCGGTGATGCTGAACAGACGCGTCAG
The window above is part of the Pseudomonas fluorescens genome. Proteins encoded here:
- a CDS encoding FadR/GntR family transcriptional regulator, translating into MNSISRAVPEVALQAIRKLITEQGFGAGDALPSQRDLAVQLGVSRASLREALSSLSALGVVSIQPGKGVFVQAPVELPRGEGAPAWPFAAQASPLEIFQLRYALEGFAAGLAAVTLSTFDLDELEDNVAAMREQLRAGDFEAAAKLDFEFHRRILLASGNQAMLSILTASADIFLESQKLPFIRAERAMETWQEHRKILRALARRASAAAQKAMQEHVRNAALRTGIAFIAPASA
- a CDS encoding amino acid ABC transporter permease; protein product: MSDFTFWDILRNLLTGLQWTLALSLVAFIGGGIVGLLILIMRISKNPLPSSIARTWIELFQGTPLLMQLFLVFFGVALAGVEISPWMAAAIALTLFTSAYLAEIWRGCVEAIPNGQWEASSSLALNPLEQLRYVILPQALRIAVAPTVGFSVQVVKGTAVTSIIGFTELTKTGGMLANATFEPFMVYGLVALGYFLLCYPLSLSARYLERRLHASA
- a CDS encoding amino acid ABC transporter ATP-binding protein, giving the protein MPLLRISALHKYYGDHHVLKGIDLSVEEGQVVAIIGRSGSGKSTLLRTLNGLESINDGVIEVDGEYLDAARADLRSLRQKVGMVFQQFNLFPHLTVGENVMLAPQVVQKVPKAKAQELARQMLERVGLGEKFDAFPERLSGGQQQRVAIARALAMSPKVLLCDEITSALDPELVNEVLSVVRQLAKEGMTLIMVTHEMRFAREVGDKLVFMHQGKVHEVGDPKVLFADPQTPELANFIGEATA
- the ppx gene encoding exopolyphosphatase, with product MPQSQAKNLSLIAAIDLGSNSFHMVVAKAQNGEIRILERLGEKVQLAAGIDDERQLNEESMQRGLDCLKRFAQLINGMPLGAVRIVGTNALREARNRGEFIRRAEEILGHPVEVISGREEARLIYLGVSHTLADTPGKRLVADIGGGSTEFIIGQRFEPLLRESLQMGCVSFTQRYFKDGKITPARYAQAYTAARLEIMSIEHALHRLTWDEAIGSSGTIRAIGLALKAGGHGTGEVNAEGLAWLKRRLFKLGDVDKIDFEGIKPDRRAIFPAGLAILEAIFDALELQRMDHCEGALREGVLYDLLGRHHHEDVRERTLTSLMERYHVDLEQAARVERKALHAFDQVAVDWELDDGIWRELLGWAAKVHEVGLDIAHYHYHKHGAYLIEHSDLAGFSREDQQMLALLVRGHRRNIPKDKFAEFGDDGDKLIRLCVLLRFAILFHHIRGTQAMPQVALHANGDNLDVEFPENWLDENQLTQADFGLEAEWLTRVGIVLTVH
- the ppk1 gene encoding polyphosphate kinase 1, producing MNTEGLTEVAVKEAQPVVEQITETPPELEPAPPAPATEPAAAVPAIAIPGLDDSSLYIHRELSQLQFNIRVLEQALDESYPLLERLKFLLIFSSNLDEFFEIRVAGLKKQITFAREQAGADGLQPHQALARISELVHGHVDRQYAILNDILLPELEKHQVRFIRRRNWTAKLKTWVRRYFRDEIAPIITPIGLDPTHPFPLLVNKSLNFIVELEGIDAFGRDSGLAIIPAPRLLPRIIKVPEEVGGPGDNYVFLSSMIHAHADDLFQGMKVKGCYQFRLTRNADLALDSEDVEDLARALRGELFSRRYGDAVRLEVADTCPKHLSDYLLKQFNLSETELYQVNGPVNLTRLFSITGLDSHPELQYTPFTPQIPKLLQNSENIFSVISKQDILLLHPFESFTPVVDLLRQAAKDPHVLAVRQTLYRSGANSEIVDALVDAARNGKEVTAVIELRARFDEESNLQLASRLQAAGAVVIYGVVGFKTHAKMMLILRREAGEIVRYAHLGTGNYHAGNARLYTDYSLLTSDDALCEDVGKLFSQLIGMGKTLRMKKLLHAPFTLKKGMLDMITRETQFALDGKPAHIIAKFNSLTDPKIIRALYKASQSGVRIDLVVRGMCCLRPGIAGVSHNIHVRSIIGRFLEHTRVFYFLNGGEEQMFLSSADWMERNLDKRVETCFPVEGKKLLTRVKKELELYLTDNTHSWSLQSDGRYIRNTPTGNQNPRSAQATLLERLGSPILPVSS
- the trxA gene encoding thioredoxin TrxA gives rise to the protein MSSDLIKHVSDASFEADVLKAEGAVLVDYWAEWCGPCKMIAPVLDDIAQKYEGKLTVAKLNIDENQETPAKHGVRGIPTLMLFKNGNVEATKVGALSKSQLEAFLDANL
- a CDS encoding transporter substrate-binding domain-containing protein — translated: MTKRYSALLAALFAGLMLSQAPAHADGLDDVVKRGTLKVAVPQDFPPFGSVGPDMKPRGLDIDTAKLLAEQLKVKLELTPVNSTNRIPFLTTGKVDLVISSLGKNPEREKVIDFSRAYAPFYLAVFGPPDAAVSALDDLKGKTISVTRGAIEDIELTKVAPEGVTIKRFEDNNSTIAAYLAGQVDLIASGNVVMVAISEKNPKRVPALKVKLKDSPVYVGVNKNEPALLGKVNEILATAKADGALEKNAQTWLKEPLPADL
- a CDS encoding amino acid ABC transporter permease produces the protein MAYQFDFLPVVENTDLLLRGALFTLELTAIGALLGVGVGIVGALVRAWNIRPFSTIFGVYVELIRNTPFLVQLFFIFFGLPSLGVQISEWQAAVLAMVINLGAYSTEIIRAGIQAIPRGQLEAAAALAMSRFEAFRHVVLLPALGKVWPALSSQIIIVMLGSAVCSQIATEELSFAANFIQSRNFRAFETYALTTLIYLCMALLIRQLLNWLGRRYLSKSSARSSQ